From Candoia aspera isolate rCanAsp1 chromosome 4, rCanAsp1.hap2, whole genome shotgun sequence, a single genomic window includes:
- the LOC134496450 gene encoding olfactory receptor 5J3-like — MAENVQVSVKINNEAIDDRVEDLVEIKDTDCLCADVHKDGGSKENDDNAYATLLSLKERKKEVLVPWGQGGEKKNDEKVYARINETAITAFILLGFGDQPELQILFFLLFLIIYFITMTGNLLLVILVATDRRLHTPMYFFLGNLSCLEVCYTSTILPRMLSSFVTGNRSITFSGCFIQLYLFGFLVTTETCLLSVMSYDRYLAICKPLQYHFYMNNKICISLATGSWVRGCFSVSIVVTWLAQLTYCGFNEIDHFYCDFVPLSKLACGDTLLFIEVAFMLSSLFTFPLFMLTMTSYIFIISAILRIPSTSGRQKAFSTCSSHLIVVSMFYGSLMIVYLLPDDSLMRSSTKVFSVFYTILTPMVNPLIYSLRNKEVKEALRKLSQMLPLGFRNLNHSFSI; from the exons atgGCAGAAAACGTGCAAGTCAGTGTTAAGATCAACAATGAG GCTATAGATGATAGGGTTGAGGACCTTGTTGAAATTAAAGACACGGATTGTCTTTGTGCGGATGTACATAAAGATGGTGGTTCCAAAGAAAATGATGATAATG CTTATGCAACTCTTTTatcattaaaagaaagaaagaaagaggtgtTGGTGCCATGGGgacagggaggagaaaaaaagaatgatgaGAAAGTGTATGCTCGG ATAAATGAAACAGCCATCACAGCCTTCATCTTGCTGGGATTTGGAGATCAGCCTGAACTGCAGATTCTATTTTTCTTACTATTTCTGATCATTTACTTTATAACCATGACTGGGAATCTTCTCCTTGTTATTTTGGTTGCAACTGATAGGCGTCTTCATACCcctatgtatttttttctggggAACTTATCCTGTCTGGAGGTTTGCTATACCTCAACCATTCTGCCCAGAATGCTGTCCAGCTTTGTAACTGGGAATAGAAGCATAACATTCTCTGGTTGTTTTATACAGTTGTATTTATTTGGGTTCCTGGTGACTACAGAAACATGTCTCCTATCTGTCATGTCTTATGATAGGTATTTAGCCATTTGCAAACCACTGCAATACCACTTCTATATGAATAATAAGATCTGTATCTCTTTAGCAACTGGGTCTTGGGTAAGAGGTTGTTTTTCTGTCTCAATAGTGGTCACATGGTTGGCACAGTTAACATACTGTGGCTTCAATGAAATTGACCATTTTTATTGTGATTTTGTACCTTTGAGTAAGCTAGCCTGTGGTGATACTTTACTGTTTATTGAAGTCGCCTTTATGTTATCTTCTCTATTTACATTTCCTTTATTTATGTTGACCATGACATCTTACATTTTCATCATATCAGCCATTTTGAGAATCCCTTCCACTTCTGGGAGGCAAAAGGCATTTTCCACTTGTTCTTCTCATCTAATTGTTGTTTCCATGTTCTATGGATCATTAATGATTGTTTACCTCCTGCCAGATGACTCCCTAATGCGAAGTTCAACCAAAGTTTTCTCTGTATTCTATACCATCCTCACTCCTATGGTCAATCCCCTCATATACAGTTTGAGGAACAAGGAAGTGAAGGAGGCTTTGAGAAAATTATCCCAGATGTTACCGCTAGGCTTCCGAAATCTAAACCACAGTTTCTCCATCTGA
- the LOC134496451 gene encoding olfactory receptor 12D3-like, translated as MENQTEVSEFILLGLSNVLELQYILFAIFLMLYLATLVGNGAIVIVVLTEQHLQSPMYFFLGNLSCLDIFHSSATVPMMLSGFLSELQTISFNGCIVQLFFFYFLGSSEAILLGVMAYDRYVAICNPLHYTIIMRKEVCILMAAASMAIGFLHALMHAVVTALLPFCGSNHIEHFVCDTKPLLKLACGSTQLSLMLLNTVTSCIAIGPFIITVLSYLYIITFLLFRMKSQSGRQKAFSTCGSHLTVVALLYVPVLLNYMLPTVGTSSQRDMILTLMYSAITPVLNPLIYTLRNQEVKMAIKKIWGKKTYTSWLK; from the coding sequence ATGGAGAACCAAACAGAGGTGAGCGAATTCATCTTATTGGGCTTGAGCAATGTCTTGGAACTTCAGTACATACTCTTTGCAATCTTTTTGATGTTGTATTTGGCCACCTTAGTTGGGAATGGAGCTATTGTTATTGTAGTTTTAACTGAACAACACCTTCAGAGCCCCATGTACTTTTTCCTTGGAAATCTTTCCTGCCTTGATATCTTCCATTCATCAGCAACAGTACCGATGATGCTATCTGGTTTTCTGTCAGAATTGCAAACAATTTCATTCAATGGTTGCATAGTCCAGCTGTTCTTCTTCTACTTCCTGGGCAGTAGTGAAGCTATTCTTCTTGGAGTTATGGCCTATGACCGTTATGTCGCCATATGCAATCCCTTGCACTATACCATCATCATGAGAAAAGAGGTCTGTATCCTGATGGCAGCAGCTTCTATGGCAATCGGTTTTCTTCATGCCTTGATGCATGCAGTAGTGACTGCTCTTCTACCCTTTTGTGGATCAAATCACATCGAGCACTTTGTCTGTGATACCAAACCATTGTTAAAACTGGCCTGTGGTAGCACACAACTCAGCCTTATGCTTCTCAATACTGTGACTAGCTGCATTGCAATTGGCCCTTTTATTATCACAGTCCTCTCATACCTCTACATTATTACTTTCCTCCTCTTCAGAATGAAGTCCCAAAGTGGTCGGCAGAAAGCCTTCTCCACTTGTGGCTCCCACCTGACTGTGGTGGCTTTACTTTATGTTCCTGTGTTGCTTAACTACATGCTTCCCACTGTGGGTACCTCCTCTCAACGAGACATGATACTAACTCTAATGTATAGTGCAATTACCCCCGTTTTGAACCCACTTATTTATACACTGAGAAATCAGGAAGTTAAAATGGCAATAAAAAAGATTTGGGGCAAAAAGACTTACACTTCTTGGTTAAAGTAA
- the LOC134496452 gene encoding olfactory receptor 12D1-like codes for MENETEVGQFILLGLKNVLELQYLLFVIFLLFYIATLLGNRFILTVVLAEPRLQTPMYFFLGNLSCLDIFYSTVSVPKMLAGFLTELETISFNGCMVQLFLFYFLGTSEVILLGFMAYDRYVAICNPLWYSLIMRREVCFLMATSVWSIGFFHALMHVVMTVHLPFCGPIQIEHFICDIKPLLKLACGGIQFNLMLLSIVTSCIVMGPFIFTLLSYVYTVTFLLFKVQSQTGWQKAFCTCGSHLTVVAFLYVPVLFNYMLLTVGNYSQIDMIITLIYSTITPVLNLLTYTLRNQEVKMAMKKNWGRKTFTFS; via the coding sequence ATGGAGAATGAAACAGAGGTGGGACAATTCATCTTGCTGGGCCTGAAGAATGTCTTGGAActtcaatatttattatttgtgaTCTTCCTGCTCTTCTATATTGCCACATTATTGGGGAACAGATTCATTCTCACTGTTGTTTTAGCTGAACCTCGCCTTCAAACTCCCATGTACTTTTTCCTTGGAAATCTTTCCTGCCTTGATATTTTCTACTCCACAGTAAGTGTACCAAAGATGCTAGCTGGATTTCTAACAGAGCTGGAAACCATCTCTTTCAATGGCTGTATGGTCCAGCTTTTCCTCTTCTACTTCTTGGGCACTAGTGAAGTCATTCTTCTTGGATTCATGGCCTATGACCGTTATGTTGCAATATGCAACCCATTGTGGTATTCTCTCATCATGAGAAGAGAGGTCTGTTTCTTAATGGCAACAAGTGTCTGGTCTATTGGTTTCTTCCACGCCTTGATGCATGTAGTAATGACTGTTCATCTACCCTTCTGTGGACCAATCCAAATTGAACACTTTATATGTGACATCAAGCCATTGTTGAAACTGGCCTGTGGCGGCATACAATTCAACCTCATGCTCCTCAGTATTGTGACCTCTTGCATTGTTATGGGCCCTTTTATCTTCACACTCCTTTCCTACGTCTACACTGTTACCTTCCTTCTCTTCAAAGTGCAGTCCCAAACTGGTTGGCAAAAGGCCTTCTGCACCTGTGGTTCCCACCTGACTGTGGTGGCCTTCCTGTATGTTCCTGTGTTGTTTAACTATATGCTTCTCACTGTGGGGAACTATTCTCAAATAGACATGATAATAACCCTAATATATAGTACAATTACCCCCGTTTTGAATCTACTTACCTACACCCTTAGAAACCAGGAAGTTAAAATGGCAATGAAAAAAAATTGGGGCAGAAAGACATTTACCTTTTCGTGA